Genomic window (Neodiprion lecontei isolate iyNeoLeco1 chromosome 7, iyNeoLeco1.1, whole genome shotgun sequence):
tatcgttCGTTCACGTAATGTCTGGGAtcataacctcaaaaatacCAGTAGCTATTTAATACGTAACGCGCCTACCTGGgcttaaaaattttggtttcatattcattttttttagtaGCTGATATGGCGCTAATATTACAAGTCTTTTACTGCGGTGACACACTATGGTTTGGGTTTGACACTTTATGTTGTACGAATTGAAAGATATTGATGGGATAAACAATTCATACACAACACCGGTCGCCAGAATGCAACCGCGAACTATGGTGATCTTAGACCACACACTCCTGGAGCACGAATCGCTAATGCTTGAAGCCTTCTTTAACCACAACCTTCTACACAGGGTCTGGGAAGATGGCGCTAGTGAGGGGGTGTATTCCTCTCTGCTGCACACCGTGCACACCCCGGCTGCCTCATTAAAATACTTATTAGCCCCTCATTAACAACCGAATGagttgattctttttttaatcgtttgtAGGTATTTTAAGTGATTCCCTGTCGTTTGTAAGTCAATAGTTCAGTTGTGATTGATAAAACAAATTTGGTTAGGGAGTTCGCGTGGTGTTAGTCCCTCACAGTTGCAATTTGCGATCGAATTCAGTTCTGCTTGTACGGAATAATTTGCCGGTCGTTTGTAGGTGATTGTAAGGGATTTCACGTCGTTTGTGAATCAATAGTTCAGTCATTGTTGATAAAACAAACTCGTCTAGGGAGTTCACGAGACGTTACTCCCTGACAACACCTGCAATTCGTAATTGAAATGAGTTCTGCTTGTGCGGAATCGTTTATAGATGGATCGTAGGTGTTTATAAGCACTTCTCCAACCTTTAATAATCTCCCAATTATCTGCAAAACTTGTAACAAAAAATggtttatattttgtttaatgaaataaattaagtACATTATTGCAAATGACAAACAGAGATTTAGGACCACTAGAGGGTAATCAATTAAACTATTACAAATGACAAAGAGATTTAAGACAACTTGGTACTGCGTTACGATTTAGGGAAGGTGAGTCGAGGAGTGGGCCACCTTGGGTAACGCGAGGGTGACTCTTAGGACACACCACCGATTCGCCGAGCCGTTCCGTTAAGAAATCCTGAGTCTCACGTTGCCTTTATGCGTGATGGAAGGTCCTTTCCAGTGGCCGGTTCGATCGATGGGGTGCGCCACTCATTTATCTCCAGGCTGAGATCCCGTTGGTCTCACACTCCTCAATTTCGACTGACTCGAAGGTGTCGATAGATTACAAATTACGGCTCGGTTTCGTCGGTGGTGGGCCGTTATTCTGCAGAGTAGCCATCGCGTTACTTTTTCAGTGTTAATGCACTCCCTGACTCATATAGTTGTATACGGGGCAGCGACCCTCGCAGGAATGCGCTGGGCAAGCAGCTTGACGTTAACGCGTGTCGCGTGTGTCAAAGGTGCCGTTCGTAACAACCCCAAATGAACAAATCCCAGATAGACCACATAAAAACTCGAATGCataaaaaattacgttggTCGACataaaaatgttgtttttataagtttatatttgaataaataaattttgattttatacattgaataataaccaaaatcttcatttattacttataaagtttgcttttatcttttttatgTTAATAAATATGTCCTAAAGTTTTTGGTTGTCATAATGTTAAATGAGAACCAGTTGTAGAGTCCATGGATGTATTGATGCCTCTGTTGCATATGAAAATTGTGAAGCTTTACAATATTTGCAGAATTTTTCCCGAAATTATACGAAGCCAAAGTGAAGGTGGGTATTATCGTCGGAACACAAATAAAGAACGTAATGGCCAGTGACGAATTTACACAGTTACTCAATACTCGCGTTAAACAAGCCTGGAACAGCCTTATAGCAGTAGTTCATGGTTTTCTCAGGAAGAACAGagctgaaaattataaaaaattgattgaaattatttgaaggCTTTAAAATCATGGACTGTAGAATGTCCCTTAAAGTGCATACGTTACATACTCACTTGGGCCAATTCAAGCTTTATATGGGTACCTGTTCAGAAGAACAAGGAGAAAGTTTACACCAAGATGTGATGGACTTCCAACGATGTTATCTGGTACAGTTCAATAAAAGCATGATCGGAAATTACGTTTGGGGTTTGATACGGGAAAGCCCATACAAACATAGAAGAAGTAagaaaaatgttcatttttgaACATTGATTAccatttcttttacatttatggtttattattaattactatttttgaataaaattcatctCAATGCGAAACTGAAGCTTGTtcaattgttatttacaattaatgtttgagaaaatagaccatttttcttacaatacGAAATTTTGTTCTGGTTattacaaaagcaaactttatataataaaaccttctttttttttctttcattagtTACatagaagaaatcaaaatttgacatctggaacccagactcaaaattcgtgtGAACCGGTGTTATTGTGAATCTCACATTCatgttttgtaattttacatCAACGTTTCCATAACCACTTCAGTAAAAAGTTGAACAGTAGGAAAACCTATACTGTAGCTATCGCTTACAACATGGATTGTAAACCATTTTTCAGGTTCCCTCATCCTTCAACTCATTACTTTAGTCGTAATTCTTTGACAAAATGATATTATCGGAAGTCTCAAACACATATAAGTAGGTAGAAACGTTAATGTTACATGATGAACATATTACAACATTAGcttgtaatatgtatatttattatcacCGCAGATTCTGAGTTAAATGTCACTACGGACACATTTTCGGAGCTTTTTGCTGTTGCAGCGTGGCGCCGCAGCACTTTGCCAGATAGTAATATCCTGGAGATCCTGGAAGTAATGTATCGTcatgttgaaattttgacgaaaaacTGTACAAAGTAGCTTTCCTGTGCGGGAGCAAAAGACAATGAGAATCCTAATTTCTGTCTGGCAACGCTGGTCGGTATCTGCAGAATTCTGTTGTACCTTCGTGTACGTCGTGCTTACACAACGATAAGTTTCCTTTCTACAATACTTTCCGACTTCTATACTCGCCCCTGCAGAAAACTGTGAGAAATACGAGAAATGTCAAAATAGGTTATAAATATATctcggaaatttttaaatatgagTTTGGTCGCTTACGATAACAGTAGCGATGAGGATGCTGACGATGACGAAATATCCATTAAATCTGTTGAAAGTAATGCTGAAAAGTTAGTTAAAAATTCTAGAACGGTTATGAACCTACCAGCTCCAAACGACGTCACTGGCATAACAAATTCTCCACTGGATGATGACAATGATAAGAATTGTGAATTGAAAGTGTCAGAGATCCCTAGATTAACAAAAATCGAAAAGCTAAcgcttttcaaaaatttaccaaaacccaaacaaattgaaattggttCCACTGACGAAGTGGAGGAGAATGTAACATCTTCGTTGAACAAAACAAACATATCCCAGGAaaagttggtgaaaaaaattcgtgcACCAGTTAAAATATCTCTACCCTCGCTGTCTGAggtaatgtaatttttttttccagcttGTTCACTTTGTTCGCAGTTTTAAATCAATTTGGGCAATTAGTTGATCCCTTATTCACGTCTATGTGAGGGTTGATCTTTTATTCTATGTATGcagttttcttttcaatgatgttgcattattattttataattcatgTGCTGTGTTTACTCCAAATTTGCCGATTATTCTTCATGATCACGTATTCATTCTTATTTActcttttgtttctttcttggCCAGTTCAAAGAtgttgaagaagaaaaagaggagaagaagaggCACAGAATAAAACCTTCAGAGGTAACTGGATGGAAACATATtaggaaattatttaaaaaatttgtatttgcACAGTTATTGGCACCTGTTGCTTTTCCCACGCAATCTGAATTaccataaaaaattcaagagaCACGATCTTCaatcaaattgttaaatattgtCGAGTTATTGTAGTACAAACATATGAAATGAATGATTGAGCAAGACACATCAAATCTATACGGATATCTTACTCGTATAGGATATGATGTCTCTATGCTATGTTGTTTATGTGAGTCTTGCCATATAAATGTTGTCTATAAAATACAACGATAATCTGCTTGGTTAGTTTGATCACTGTATACACATTAAAAATGCACCTTCATAACTTTTTCCCagttatttaacaaaattctTCAAACTCAATTTTTTCTAGAAAGCCACTTCTcacaattattgatttttcaactaGGGATCTATCAGTGCAAGGAGAAGCAATAATTCCAGGCACTATGCACTTGGGTCATCTCAACTACCCCGTAAATTCATGAAGTTGATGAATAATATCAAGTGTCTATTTGCACAATTTCTTACATCTAATGAATTAGAAACACTGTACCAAGAATCTGTCTTGATACAGGCTGCTTCCAACCACACTGCCACTGCATGCACAAATTTGACCTGATACGTACGTTGCAGACAAATGCTCTCAGGCAAGAATTGTGCATGTGTTGGTGCAGGAGATGACCACGCAGCTTGGAAGAACCCGTTTCATGAAAGATTCACCGTATGGACCCAAACTTCTAATCAATTCAGTTTGAATAGATTTGAGTCTTCACTAATATTGAATACCGATGATAAAGTTTTGAGCAGTGAACCTTAAATTGCTATTTGAGGGTATATAATCGTAAAATTACAGCTTAATGTTGTAATAAACTATCCATTGTTGCTTTCTTTCGATAAAGCTTGATTGATCGAAACTTCAAGTACACAACTCTATACTATTTCAGAATGAGAATAAAaccaattttcaatgattgGCGAGATGCCTCATAATAATcatataaacttgaaaaattcgtaatttaAACACTTTGTCATACTACATTTATAATGTTACTGGTTTAAACTCTAAATGCAGACATTTAATGGGTTTACAGAAAGGAACAGGACTCTTTGCCATTCTGCCTCCGCCAAAAGGATCAAAAACGAAAGCCACTATTAGAAGTTTGATCCCTGATGCCGTTAAAAAAGTATCAAAGCCCTGGCCGGTGTTACGGTCAGAAAGAGTTGAACAAGTGCCAACTACGATTTCAAGTGGAGAAACTAAGCCTAATCTTACTTCTATAACTCATGACTCAGATTCTGATGAAGAAGATATTGGTACGAGAAATGTCAAagacaaaattcaaaagaataCAGTGGACTTTTTTTCATTAGCGGATAGCGGAAAAATACATCCATGCATTGATGACTCTGAAAAGCAACTTTCAGATCTTTTAAAAGAACCGCAAGAAGTTTCTCTTGAGTCGTGCACAAGTAATACAATCTTTGAAACTCTCACTCATACCCTCGCAATGAAAGGACATAACTTGCACAATgaaataccgaaaatgggaaatACCGTTCCTCCTATGATAGAATGTAAAGATGAAGGCACAAACGTGGTTGAATTTACAGATAAAGTTTTAACAAGTAACGTAATTAATCTTCCTAAGGAAgagataataatgaaaaacaaaacagaggTTGGTCCCAAGTTACCGGTACCAGAGCAAGAATATAACGTTGATTCGCAGGGCAATGTAGCATTCGATGATAAGGCTATTCAATATTTGTGTGGAAGAAGAGgtatgaaacgaaaaaataaagactTTGATGAAGCAAACATCATTGAGATAAACGGGGAAGATATTAAGCCGGATGAGAGGGAATGGCTCGTCAAAGCTTTGACCGAAGAACCAGCTGAGAGACCAGTTTCTATGGAAGGAGCAGGCCCAAGCAcacaatcgaagaaaaaacatcaaattacCTACCTCGCTCATCAAGCTAAGGCTATGGaagttgaattgaaaaatcagtgGGCCCAGAATAGGGTTACGAGAAAACAAACTCAATCGAAGTACGGATTTTAGACTGTGTTGTTTGGTTTTTTCTCCATGATCTACAGAAAGTGTGTGATCAAACGTTTGATAATTGAATCAAAAGATTGCTCTCAATTCTTATCAGCTTTGGTAGGGATGTCTACATTGGTTGGTAAGgcataaaatgataaaatagcCAGGCTTTTAATCATGTTTTTAGTTATTAATCTAGAGTCGGCCAACATATACAGACTTTGAATAAATCACCATTAAAATGAGTTTCTAAATGCTGTAACCATTACGTgacttttatttataaagcCCTTTCCGTATTGCAAACTGAGTTCTATTTTTAACATAGGTGAATCACGATGGTCTGTCCTCAAAGATGGTTATATGGCTTTACTTCATactaaaattttcgaaatcacaaacaaataaatgttataaaaatgtcgaccaataattgataattaaacCCAGTTTACCAATCTACTTCTGGTACATACAGTTCTATAGTTCATACTATTGTCCTATTTTGCATACCTAtcaatatttgtatattcaagaaaagtaaattagagaaaatgtaaaaaatgtatacaaacGTTAAACTCTGTAAATTATAGATAGCTAGATGTAAATGTGAAGACTTGTTTAAAAACCTGGGGTTTGTTACAAATTAAGACAATAGAAAACATACTTAATAGTTCGAAGTCTACTGATACCATAATTATCTCATTTCTtctgatgtaaaaaatttggtttaaaaaaacaGGTTCTGTACAGAGTTACTAAGTATTtcttcaatcatttttcatccttttataaaaattgaactcAAAATAAATGAGCTAAAATCACATGGTTGCAATAATGCAAAcacaaattaaattaaaatatttctttgatGATTCCATAGTAATGGTACTGTATAGAAGAAATAGTATaagtaaaaatgataaagtTGAAGCAATTGATTTGAAAGAATGGAAAATACGGTCAGgacattatacatgtataaaatcTTTAATAAATTGTTCACAATTACttacgagattttttttcataagctCTGGATTATTTTTGCTTTTAATGGCAACAAACAATATGATTGCAATCACTATTACATCCTTTCATTTATAAATCGGAGCCAGTGAGACAGAAAACGAGTAGCCAATTTTTCATTAGAAGGAacgaatcgaagaaaaaatgtagtaTTTTGACACAAAagatgataattattatatattactcAAAGATGCTGAAAGAAACTGTTCTGATATTTGTTTATACTCCATCTCTTTACTGTTAAGGAGAGCCCGGGCCTGTAATAAGTTCGGAGGTAAATCACTGTATGGTGCTAAAGTCTGCTCAAGTTCTACCAAGCGGTCATTCAATGTAATGAACCTTCTGTATTTgtccaataatttttttggttcaaATTTCTTCATATCTAAATTGTCATGACCAGTTTCCATTTTACAAGCCAACTCATTATACTCGTCCAACTTAGTTGTTTGTGATTTGCAACTGATATCATCATTCTTGATTTCATCTTTCATTTCTGCAATTGAATTTACTATACAGCTGACATTGCCTTTTAAATCACACAGCTCCTTCTGAAGAATAGAGTGTTTGTCTAATAACTGCCTATATTTAGTTCGTGATTCGCGCTCTAACAACTGCCGTTTTTTATCATGAATGGTTTTACGTTCCATAGATATCAACAATGAGGTTTCATCGACATCAGATAATCCATATTCTTTTAGTATCATTGAAACATCTTTCAGACTCTCTTTAACATACTCAGGAAAAGTTTCAGGCCGTATCTCAATCTCTTTTAGTAGCTCCAATATCTCATTACCAAG
Coding sequences:
- the LOC107222905 gene encoding uncharacterized protein LOC107222905 isoform X2 codes for the protein MDTNYMSAKNTTLEKTTDQENEHLNLSQLRKAIDETEAEDTVLGNEILELLKEIEIRPETFPEYVKESLKDVSMILKEYGLSDVDETSLLISMERKTIHDKKRQLLERESRTKYRQLLDKHSILQKELCDLKGNVSCIVNSIAEMKDEIKNDDISCKSQTTKLDEYNELACKMETGHDNLDMKKFEPKKLLDKYRRFITLNDRLVELEQTLAPYSDLPPNLLQARALLNSKEMEYKQISEQFLSASLSNI
- the LOC107222905 gene encoding uncharacterized protein LOC107222905 isoform X1, whose amino-acid sequence is MNTLVQVLKVSGHKDMDTNYMSAKNTTLEKTTDQENEHLNLSQLRKAIDETEAEDTVLGNEILELLKEIEIRPETFPEYVKESLKDVSMILKEYGLSDVDETSLLISMERKTIHDKKRQLLERESRTKYRQLLDKHSILQKELCDLKGNVSCIVNSIAEMKDEIKNDDISCKSQTTKLDEYNELACKMETGHDNLDMKKFEPKKLLDKYRRFITLNDRLVELEQTLAPYSDLPPNLLQARALLNSKEMEYKQISEQFLSASLSNI
- the LOC107222935 gene encoding proline-rich protein PRCC; this translates as MSLVAYDNSSDEDADDDEISIKSVESNAEKLVKNSRTVMNLPAPNDVTGITNSPLDDDNDKNCELKVSEIPRLTKIEKLTLFKNLPKPKQIEIGSTDEVEENVTSSLNKTNISQEKLVKKIRAPVKISLPSLSEFKDVEEEKEEKKRHRIKPSEKGTGLFAILPPPKGSKTKATIRSLIPDAVKKVSKPWPVLRSERVEQVPTTISSGETKPNLTSITHDSDSDEEDIGTRNVKDKIQKNTVDFFSLADSGKIHPCIDDSEKQLSDLLKEPQEVSLESCTSNTIFETLTHTLAMKGHNLHNEIPKMGNTVPPMIECKDEGTNVVEFTDKVLTSNVINLPKEEIIMKNKTEVGPKLPVPEQEYNVDSQGNVAFDDKAIQYLCGRRGMKRKNKDFDEANIIEINGEDIKPDEREWLVKALTEEPAERPVSMEGAGPSTQSKKKHQITYLAHQAKAMEVELKNQWAQNRVTRKQTQSKYGF